In Roseisolibacter agri, the following proteins share a genomic window:
- the tssK gene encoding type VI secretion system baseplate subunit TssK, producing the protein MPSLHPVLWTKGTLLTPQHLQAQDRYHDDLLRAQLGALTFCPWGLTRLDLDREALTGGTLVVRAVSGRMPDGLLFDAPGADPTPPPRALDVAWAQDQRALLVSLAVPEYRAGARNIAGRETYAAGASTARWRAEEQLARDETTGLAERPIQVARSNLRLLLEGDATEGYTTMPIARLLRAPGGEVTLDPTFVPPLLELSASDALMGMARRVLERVTAKATALAGSRRQRNQGLADFSITDVASFWLLYTLNTHLPALRHLAEVRGGHPEPLWDAMIALAGALTTFAPAGRPLPVYDHMRLGECFGQLEARLLELLETAVPETAIAIPLRTVAPLVQAAALDQEKWLAAPQWYLAVSAPMRQAELVSRVVHGCKVGSADVVDTLIRQALPGLELVHVPQPPAAVPVKLDFLYFAVGRAGAAWDAVTRARNLAVFVPAEIPQARLELVVVLQ; encoded by the coding sequence ATGCCTTCCCTGCACCCCGTGCTCTGGACCAAGGGCACGCTCCTGACGCCGCAGCACCTCCAGGCGCAGGACCGCTATCACGACGACCTCCTGCGCGCGCAGCTCGGCGCGCTGACCTTCTGCCCGTGGGGGCTGACACGGCTGGACCTGGACCGCGAGGCGCTGACGGGCGGCACGCTGGTGGTGCGCGCGGTCTCGGGGCGCATGCCGGACGGGCTGCTGTTCGACGCGCCGGGCGCCGACCCGACGCCGCCGCCGCGCGCGCTGGACGTGGCGTGGGCGCAGGACCAGCGCGCGCTGCTGGTGTCGCTGGCGGTGCCCGAGTACCGCGCGGGGGCGCGCAACATCGCCGGGCGCGAGACGTACGCGGCGGGCGCCTCGACCGCGCGCTGGCGCGCGGAGGAGCAGCTGGCGCGCGACGAGACCACGGGGCTGGCGGAGCGGCCGATCCAGGTGGCGCGGTCGAACCTGCGGCTGCTGCTGGAGGGCGACGCGACCGAGGGCTACACGACGATGCCGATCGCGCGGCTGCTGCGCGCGCCGGGCGGCGAGGTGACGCTCGACCCGACGTTCGTGCCGCCGCTGCTGGAGCTCTCGGCCAGCGACGCGCTGATGGGGATGGCGCGGCGCGTCCTGGAGCGGGTGACGGCCAAGGCGACGGCGCTCGCCGGCTCGCGGCGGCAGCGCAACCAGGGGCTGGCCGACTTCTCGATCACGGACGTCGCGAGCTTCTGGCTGCTGTACACGCTGAACACGCACCTGCCGGCGCTGCGGCACCTGGCGGAGGTGCGCGGCGGGCATCCGGAGCCGCTGTGGGACGCGATGATCGCGCTCGCCGGCGCGCTGACGACGTTCGCGCCCGCGGGGCGCCCGCTGCCGGTCTACGACCACATGCGGCTGGGCGAGTGCTTCGGGCAGCTGGAGGCGCGGCTGCTGGAGCTGCTGGAGACGGCGGTGCCGGAGACGGCGATCGCGATCCCGCTGCGCACGGTCGCGCCGCTCGTGCAGGCGGCGGCGCTGGACCAGGAGAAGTGGCTCGCGGCGCCGCAGTGGTACCTCGCCGTCAGCGCGCCGATGCGCCAGGCGGAGCTGGTCTCGCGCGTCGTCCACGGCTGCAAGGTCGGCTCGGCCGACGTCGTGGATACGCTGATCCGTCAGGCGCTGCCGGGGCTGGAGCTGGTGCACGTGCCGCAGCCGCCGGCGGCGGTGCCGGTGAAGCTCGACTTCCTCTACTTCGCGGTCGGGCGCGCGGGTGCGGCGTGGGACGCGGTGACGCGGGCGCGCAACCTGGCGGTGTTCGTGCCGGCCGAGATCCCGCAGGCGCGGCTGGAGCTGGTGGTGGTGCTGCAGTAG